A DNA window from Zingiber officinale cultivar Zhangliang chromosome 3A, Zo_v1.1, whole genome shotgun sequence contains the following coding sequences:
- the LOC122051901 gene encoding zinc finger CCCH domain-containing protein 2-like: protein MMMIGRGVNHQNPTVHVPPWFSLEDTATGDGLFDDAALAALQLYFGEEAGEDSPPVVDAYASDEFRMYEFKVRRCGRGRAHDWTECPFAHPGEKARRRDPQKQRYSGAPCPEFRKAGGCKRGDGCEFAHGVFECWLHPERYRTQPCKDGTACLRRVCFFAHTPDQLRLVPTPQQHQKCSPSTAAAESNCLQTYLANTLASSPTSPPMSPSTESPPISPSSTKLRRTSWQAGSSVNEIVASLRQLQLAKAKSVPSSWAFQATGSGGGFSSPTAGFNSGFYSTPSTPTSTGWLEEEEAPKRVESGRPLRAKMFERLSKESIFEMAEAATPDVQWVSELLQ, encoded by the coding sequence aTGATGATGATTGGACGAGGGGTCAACCATCAAAATCCGACCGTGCACGTTCCTCCTTGGTTCTCTCTCGAGGATACGGCGACCGGCGACGGCCTCTTCGACGATGCAGCTCTCGCTGCGCTGCAGCTTTATTTTGGAGAGGAGGCAGGGGAGGACTCGCCGCCGGTGGTGGACGCATACGCTTCCGATGAGTTCCGGATGTATGAGTTCAAGGTGCGACGGTGCGGCCGGGGGCGAGCCCACGACTGGACCGAGTGTCCCTTCGCGCACCCGGGCGAGAAGGCCCGTCGCCGCGACCCTCAGAAGCAACGGTACTCCGGTGCCCCGTGCCCGGAATTCCGGAAGGCCGGTGGGTGCAAGCGCGGCGACGGTTGTGAGTTCGCACACGGCGTGTTCGAGTGTTGGCTCCACCCGGAGCGATACCGCACCCAGCCCTGCAAGGACGGCACGGCCTGCCTCCGCCGCGTTTGCTTCTTCGCCCACACACCTGACCAGCTCCGCCTGGTGCCGACGCCGCAGCAGCACCAGAAGTGTTCCCCGTCGACCGCGGCTGCGGAGTCAAACTGCCTACAAACGTACCTCGCCAATACTCTGGCTTCATCGCCTACGTCGCCGCCGATGTCTCCGTCGACCGAGTCTCCGCCAATATCGCCGAGCAGCACGAAGCTGCGGCGAACGTCGTGGCAAGCCGGCTCGTCGGTGAACGAGATCGTGGCTTCGTTGAGGCAGCTACAACTGGCGAAGGCGAAGTCGGTGCCTAGCTCCTGGGCGTTCCAGGCGACTGGAAGCGGCGGCGGGTTCTCCTCTCCTACGGCCGGGTTTAACTCCGGCTTCTACAGCACGCCCTCGACTCCCACATCGACCGGCTGGCTGGAGGAAGAGGAGGCTCCGAAGAGGGTCGAGTCAGGGAGGCCCCTGAGGGCGAAGATGTTCGAAAGACTGAGCAAAGAAAGCATCTTTGAGATGGCAGAAGCCGCAACGCCGGACGTGCAGTGGGTCTCCGAGCTGCTCCAGTAA
- the LOC122051902 gene encoding homeobox protein ATH1-like isoform X3, which translates to MENDIFNGSFLNFSQSNMILDPTFGSFLQSGIPGNNIHRQMFAGNLFVSAVQDTATADVYLTSREASPFSGTSFSRTFTQIENSTGEDMIVTSSLAASPHCNFGSPSDINLMWNQSELVGHQVPLGKTFSVVQPSYHIKKGSLPGWNCHDPNWNFWHAYGNPAPAPGSELSLSVGSCQPCGPCLTDAGNIADQCSEISCSAVTQVTSADSAHRSTEFQASNHANQSSLDDFCLRMAQKENNACTEKPSLNHSSSRFVQLSHMLSRSKYLDAVQEVLAEFATCALADFNNMNDSLEAKVSFSSSCSSTPEHPITVSELLLAFGQTETLDNVDSQMCQEANRKKSELLTMLQLVDHSYNHCLEQMQDVMASFVSLIQSSTSDRHARFALHSVSSLYKSLKRRITSLVILIAQQSGAEKLKGKEKNLESSLLQKQWALQQLKKSEQQSWRPQRGLPEKSVSVLRTWMFENFLHPVDDLRYPKDNEKHLLAIKSGLTRSQVSNWFINARVRLWKPMIEDMYSELNKKRTDEALDGESRSENGNLCGPSFLAI; encoded by the exons ATGGAGAATGACATTTTCAATGGCTCATTCCTCAATTTTAGTCAAAGTAACATGATTCTTGATCCAACCTTTGGTTCTTTTCTCCAGTCAGGCATACCGGGCAACAACATCCACAGGCAAATGTTTGCCGGTAATCTCTTTGTTTCTGCAGTTCAAGACACAGCAACTGCTGATGTTTATTTGACAAGCAGGGAAGCTAGTCCATTTAGTGGCACCTCATTTTCTAGAACCTTTACTCAGATTG AAAACAGTACCGGGGAGGATATGATAGTTACTTCGTCACTTGCAGCATCACCTCACTGTAACTTTGGGTCGCCAAGCGATATCAATCTCATGTGGAATCAGAGCGAATTGGTCGGTCATCAAGTGCCTTTAGGCAAAACATTCAGTGTAGTTCAACCATCCTATCATATAAAGAAGGGTTCACTGCCTGGTTGGAACTGTCACGACCCGAATTGGAATTTCTGGCATGCTTATGGCAACCCAGCACCGGCTCCAGGTAGTGAACTTTCTCTCAGTGTTGGTTCCTGTCAGCCATGTGGCCCATGTCTCACCGACGCTGGCAATATTGCTGATCAATGCTCCGAGATAAGCTGTTCTGCTGTAACTCAAGTTACATCAGCAGACAGTGCGCACCGTTCAACTGAGTTTCAAGCTTCCAATCATGCTAACCAAAGCTCTCTCGATGATTTCTGTTTGAGAATGGCACAAAAGGAGAATAATGCATGCACTGAGAAGCCTTCTCTAAATCACAGCTCTTCTCGCTTCGTTCAGTTATCCCATATGTTGTCAAGATCAAAATATCTTGATGCAGTGCAAGAAGTTCTTGCTGAATTTGCTACATGTGCACTAGCAGATTTCAACAACATGAATGATTCACTGGAGGCTAAAGTGTCTTTTTCTTCAAGCTGCTCTAGCACGCCAGAACACCCTATAACTGTTTCAGAATTGCTACTTGCATTTGGGCAAACTGAAACTCTGGACAATGTGGATTCTCAAATGTGCCAGGAAGCTAATAGAAAGAAAAGTGAGCTGCTAACAATGCTTCAATTG gTGGATCACAGTTACAATCACTGCTTGGAGCAGATGCAAGATGTCATGGCCTCTTTTGTTTCCCTAATCCAGTCAAGCACCTCTGATCGCCATGCCCGCTTTGCATTACATTCAGTTTCTTCACTATATAAAAGCTTAAAAAGGAGAATTACTAGTCTGGTTATACTGATTGCTCAACAATCTGGTGCCGAAAAActcaaaggaaaggaaaagaacctTGAATCCTCATTGCTCCAGAAGCAGTGGGCTCTGCAACAGCTGAAGAAGAGTGAACAACAATCTTGGAGGCCACAGAGAGGTTTGCCTGAAAAATCTGTCTCCGTTCTACGAACTTGGATGTTCGAGAACTTTTTGCATCC TGTGGATGATCTCAGGTACCCAAAAGACAATGAGAAGCATTTACTTGCAATAAAAAGTGGTTTGACTCGGAGTCAG GTGTCGAATTGGTTTATAAATGCTCGCGTGCGTCTTTGGAAACCGATGATTGAAGACATGTACTCAGAGCTCAACAAAAAGAGAACAGATGAAGCATTGGATGGTGAAAGCAGGAGCGAAAATGGAAACCTTTGCGGTCCAAGTTTTCTAGCCATCTAA
- the LOC122051902 gene encoding homeobox protein ATH1-like isoform X1 yields MENDIFNGSFLNFSQSNMILDPTFGSFLQSGIPGNNIHRQMFAGNLFVSAVQDTATADVYLTSREASPFSGTSFSRTFTQIGNDSFNRSIANVGLREHFSGTSLSATSLANLLSSTTCVPENSTGEDMIVTSSLAASPHCNFGSPSDINLMWNQSELVGHQVPLGKTFSVVQPSYHIKKGSLPGWNCHDPNWNFWHAYGNPAPAPGSELSLSVGSCQPCGPCLTDAGNIADQCSEISCSAVTQVTSADSAHRSTEFQASNHANQSSLDDFCLRMAQKENNACTEKPSLNHSSSRFVQLSHMLSRSKYLDAVQEVLAEFATCALADFNNMNDSLEAKVSFSSSCSSTPEHPITVSELLLAFGQTETLDNVDSQMCQEANRKKSELLTMLQLVDHSYNHCLEQMQDVMASFVSLIQSSTSDRHARFALHSVSSLYKSLKRRITSLVILIAQQSGAEKLKGKEKNLESSLLQKQWALQQLKKSEQQSWRPQRGLPEKSVSVLRTWMFENFLHPVDDLRYPKDNEKHLLAIKSGLTRSQVSNWFINARVRLWKPMIEDMYSELNKKRTDEALDGESRSENGNLCGPSFLAI; encoded by the exons ATGGAGAATGACATTTTCAATGGCTCATTCCTCAATTTTAGTCAAAGTAACATGATTCTTGATCCAACCTTTGGTTCTTTTCTCCAGTCAGGCATACCGGGCAACAACATCCACAGGCAAATGTTTGCCGGTAATCTCTTTGTTTCTGCAGTTCAAGACACAGCAACTGCTGATGTTTATTTGACAAGCAGGGAAGCTAGTCCATTTAGTGGCACCTCATTTTCTAGAACCTTTACTCAGATTGGTAATGATtcattcaatcgatccattgcCAATGTTGGCCTCCGTGAGCATTTTTCAGGAACTTCCCTTTCTGCCACTTCACTTGCTAATCTTTTATCTTCCACCACCTGTGTGCCAGAAAACAGTACCGGGGAGGATATGATAGTTACTTCGTCACTTGCAGCATCACCTCACTGTAACTTTGGGTCGCCAAGCGATATCAATCTCATGTGGAATCAGAGCGAATTGGTCGGTCATCAAGTGCCTTTAGGCAAAACATTCAGTGTAGTTCAACCATCCTATCATATAAAGAAGGGTTCACTGCCTGGTTGGAACTGTCACGACCCGAATTGGAATTTCTGGCATGCTTATGGCAACCCAGCACCGGCTCCAGGTAGTGAACTTTCTCTCAGTGTTGGTTCCTGTCAGCCATGTGGCCCATGTCTCACCGACGCTGGCAATATTGCTGATCAATGCTCCGAGATAAGCTGTTCTGCTGTAACTCAAGTTACATCAGCAGACAGTGCGCACCGTTCAACTGAGTTTCAAGCTTCCAATCATGCTAACCAAAGCTCTCTCGATGATTTCTGTTTGAGAATGGCACAAAAGGAGAATAATGCATGCACTGAGAAGCCTTCTCTAAATCACAGCTCTTCTCGCTTCGTTCAGTTATCCCATATGTTGTCAAGATCAAAATATCTTGATGCAGTGCAAGAAGTTCTTGCTGAATTTGCTACATGTGCACTAGCAGATTTCAACAACATGAATGATTCACTGGAGGCTAAAGTGTCTTTTTCTTCAAGCTGCTCTAGCACGCCAGAACACCCTATAACTGTTTCAGAATTGCTACTTGCATTTGGGCAAACTGAAACTCTGGACAATGTGGATTCTCAAATGTGCCAGGAAGCTAATAGAAAGAAAAGTGAGCTGCTAACAATGCTTCAATTG gTGGATCACAGTTACAATCACTGCTTGGAGCAGATGCAAGATGTCATGGCCTCTTTTGTTTCCCTAATCCAGTCAAGCACCTCTGATCGCCATGCCCGCTTTGCATTACATTCAGTTTCTTCACTATATAAAAGCTTAAAAAGGAGAATTACTAGTCTGGTTATACTGATTGCTCAACAATCTGGTGCCGAAAAActcaaaggaaaggaaaagaacctTGAATCCTCATTGCTCCAGAAGCAGTGGGCTCTGCAACAGCTGAAGAAGAGTGAACAACAATCTTGGAGGCCACAGAGAGGTTTGCCTGAAAAATCTGTCTCCGTTCTACGAACTTGGATGTTCGAGAACTTTTTGCATCC TGTGGATGATCTCAGGTACCCAAAAGACAATGAGAAGCATTTACTTGCAATAAAAAGTGGTTTGACTCGGAGTCAG GTGTCGAATTGGTTTATAAATGCTCGCGTGCGTCTTTGGAAACCGATGATTGAAGACATGTACTCAGAGCTCAACAAAAAGAGAACAGATGAAGCATTGGATGGTGAAAGCAGGAGCGAAAATGGAAACCTTTGCGGTCCAAGTTTTCTAGCCATCTAA
- the LOC122051902 gene encoding homeobox protein ATH1-like isoform X2, whose amino-acid sequence MENDIFNGSFLNFSQSNMILDPTFGSFLQSGIPGNNIHRQMFAGNLFVSAVQDTATADVYLTSREASPFSGTSFSRTFTQIGNDSFNRSIANVGLREHFSGTSLSATSLANLLSSTTCVPENSTGEDMIVTSSLAASPHCNFGSPSDINLMWNQSELVGHQVPLGKTFSVVQPSYHIKKGSLPGWNCHDPNWNFWHAYGNPAPAPGSELSLSVGSCQPCGPCLTDAGNIADQCSEISCSAVTQVTSADSAHRSTEFQASNHANQSSLDDFCLRMAQKENNACTEKPSLNHSSSRFVQLSHMLSRSKYLDAVQEVLAEFATCALADFNNMNDSLEAKVSFSSSCSSTPEHPITVSELLLAFGQTETLDNVDSQMCQEANRKKSELLTMLQLVDHSYNHCLEQMQDVMASFVSLIQSSTSDRHARFALHSVSSLYKSLKRRITSLVILIAQQSGAEKLKGKEKNLESSLLQKQWALQQLKKSEQQSWRPQRGLPEKSVSVLRTWMFENFLHPYPKDNEKHLLAIKSGLTRSQVSNWFINARVRLWKPMIEDMYSELNKKRTDEALDGESRSENGNLCGPSFLAI is encoded by the exons ATGGAGAATGACATTTTCAATGGCTCATTCCTCAATTTTAGTCAAAGTAACATGATTCTTGATCCAACCTTTGGTTCTTTTCTCCAGTCAGGCATACCGGGCAACAACATCCACAGGCAAATGTTTGCCGGTAATCTCTTTGTTTCTGCAGTTCAAGACACAGCAACTGCTGATGTTTATTTGACAAGCAGGGAAGCTAGTCCATTTAGTGGCACCTCATTTTCTAGAACCTTTACTCAGATTGGTAATGATtcattcaatcgatccattgcCAATGTTGGCCTCCGTGAGCATTTTTCAGGAACTTCCCTTTCTGCCACTTCACTTGCTAATCTTTTATCTTCCACCACCTGTGTGCCAGAAAACAGTACCGGGGAGGATATGATAGTTACTTCGTCACTTGCAGCATCACCTCACTGTAACTTTGGGTCGCCAAGCGATATCAATCTCATGTGGAATCAGAGCGAATTGGTCGGTCATCAAGTGCCTTTAGGCAAAACATTCAGTGTAGTTCAACCATCCTATCATATAAAGAAGGGTTCACTGCCTGGTTGGAACTGTCACGACCCGAATTGGAATTTCTGGCATGCTTATGGCAACCCAGCACCGGCTCCAGGTAGTGAACTTTCTCTCAGTGTTGGTTCCTGTCAGCCATGTGGCCCATGTCTCACCGACGCTGGCAATATTGCTGATCAATGCTCCGAGATAAGCTGTTCTGCTGTAACTCAAGTTACATCAGCAGACAGTGCGCACCGTTCAACTGAGTTTCAAGCTTCCAATCATGCTAACCAAAGCTCTCTCGATGATTTCTGTTTGAGAATGGCACAAAAGGAGAATAATGCATGCACTGAGAAGCCTTCTCTAAATCACAGCTCTTCTCGCTTCGTTCAGTTATCCCATATGTTGTCAAGATCAAAATATCTTGATGCAGTGCAAGAAGTTCTTGCTGAATTTGCTACATGTGCACTAGCAGATTTCAACAACATGAATGATTCACTGGAGGCTAAAGTGTCTTTTTCTTCAAGCTGCTCTAGCACGCCAGAACACCCTATAACTGTTTCAGAATTGCTACTTGCATTTGGGCAAACTGAAACTCTGGACAATGTGGATTCTCAAATGTGCCAGGAAGCTAATAGAAAGAAAAGTGAGCTGCTAACAATGCTTCAATTG gTGGATCACAGTTACAATCACTGCTTGGAGCAGATGCAAGATGTCATGGCCTCTTTTGTTTCCCTAATCCAGTCAAGCACCTCTGATCGCCATGCCCGCTTTGCATTACATTCAGTTTCTTCACTATATAAAAGCTTAAAAAGGAGAATTACTAGTCTGGTTATACTGATTGCTCAACAATCTGGTGCCGAAAAActcaaaggaaaggaaaagaacctTGAATCCTCATTGCTCCAGAAGCAGTGGGCTCTGCAACAGCTGAAGAAGAGTGAACAACAATCTTGGAGGCCACAGAGAGGTTTGCCTGAAAAATCTGTCTCCGTTCTACGAACTTGGATGTTCGAGAACTTTTTGCATCC GTACCCAAAAGACAATGAGAAGCATTTACTTGCAATAAAAAGTGGTTTGACTCGGAGTCAG GTGTCGAATTGGTTTATAAATGCTCGCGTGCGTCTTTGGAAACCGATGATTGAAGACATGTACTCAGAGCTCAACAAAAAGAGAACAGATGAAGCATTGGATGGTGAAAGCAGGAGCGAAAATGGAAACCTTTGCGGTCCAAGTTTTCTAGCCATCTAA